CTGCCTGTGCATAATCGGTTGACCTGAAAGAGTAATATTCAACAATAGGTTATGAGGCATCATCATTGCCGCGGTGGCGCAAGTTCGCTGTTGTACCTCCCGATCATCCCAACTGCAAGGGTATTCATCGAAAGACGACGAATCCATGAAAAAGAAAATTCTGGTTGTCGATGACAACCGCATGATCCTCAAATTCCTATCCAATCTTCTCGAAGGCAAGGGCCATGAAGTTCAAACCTGCGAAGACGGCCTGAGCGCCCTGAGCCTGCTTACCCGTTATCGTCCGGACATCGTTTTCGTCGACCTCATCATCCCCAAGATCGGGGGCGACAAACTCTGTCAGATCATTCGGACCATGGAGCACATGCGCAACTGCTACCTGGTGATCATTTCGGCCGCAGTGGCCGAAATGGACCTCGATTTCCGGAAAATCGGGGTGAACACCTGCATCGCCAAGGGCCCCTTCGGCCAGATGGGCAAACATGTGCTGGCCGCCATCGAGGACGCCAACGCGCCTTCCAAACCGATTTCGGAACAGGAGATTCGCGGCATCGCGTCGATGGACGGCATTCCGGTCTACGCCCGGCGAATGACCAAGGAGCTGCTTGGCCGCAACCGCCATCTGGAAACCATTCTGGAAAGCATGAACGAGGGTATCGTCGAAGTGTATACCGGGCGCGTGGTATACGCGAATACCGCAGCGGTAAAGCTCTTCGGCATCCCTTTGGAAAACCTGCTCTCCGCCGAACCCCGGGAACTTTTCGACGAAGCGGACAGACCGCGCATCGAAGGGCTGCTGGAGAACGACAAGGGGGAGCGACCAACGGTTGGACTGACCCGCCCCCTGGAACTCAACGGGCGCCAGTTGGTTATCCGCAGCTTTCCGGTGAAGCGGGAAGCGGACACGACGATTCTTTTGATCACGGATGTCACCGACCGGCGCAACCTGGAGTACCAGCTGCAGCATGTGCGGCGCATGGACGCCATCGGAAACCTGGCCGGCGGCATCGCCCACAACTTCAACAACCTGCTGATGGGGATCCAGGGGAATGTCTCGATTCTCATCCAGGACAAATCCCCCGGCGATCCCGGCTACGATGAACTGGCCGGCATGGAACGCTGCATCGACAGCGGCGCCAACCTGACCCGCCAACTGCTCAGTTTTGCCAAGGGGGGGCGCTATTCCCTCGATCTGATGGATATCAACGAAATTATCGAGGGCTCTACGGGGATGTTTGCCCGCACCCGCAGAGAAATTCACGTGGTCTGCCGCCTGCAGGAAGATCCGATCATGGCGGAGGTGGACGCCGCCCAGATCGAACTGGCTTTGATGGACCTGTATGTCAACGCCTGGCATGCCATGTCCGCGGGGGGAACCCTGACCGTTTCCGCGTCCCCGGTCAGTCTCGATGATACTTTTGTCAAACCCTACCACCTGGCTGCGGGCAGATACGTCAGGATCGATGTGGCCGACACCGGATCGGGGATGGACGCCAAGACCATCGAACGGATATTCGAACCCTTTTTCACCACCCGCCCCATGGGAGAGGGAACCGGGCTGGGCCTGGCCTCGGTATTCGGGATTATCAAACGTCACCACGGAGTCATCACCGTAGAAAGCCAGGTGGGCCGCGGGACGACGTTTTCGGTTTATCTTCCCATGGCCCGCATCCTCGAAAAACCCAGGGAAAAGGACAAACAGCGGGTCGTCACCTCGGAAAAACGTCCGAAAAAGGGATCGGGAACCATCCTGGTTGTCGATGACGAAGAGTACATTCTCAATGCCGACAAGGCCATGCTCAACGAGCTGGGCTATGAAGTGCTGCTGGCCGGCGGTGGAAAAGAAGCCCTGCGCGTGTTCGAGGAAAACCAGGATCGCATCAAGCTGCTGATCCTGGATCTGATCATGCCGGACCTGGGTGGCGAAATCGTTTACGACCGAATCAAGGCCATCAAACCTGATGTTCGTGTGATTCTTTCCTCCGGATACAGCATCGAGGGGCAGGCCGAATCCATCCTGAAAAAAGGGTGCGACGGTTTCATTCAAAAACCATACAACCTCAGCCAACTGGCCCGGAAGATCGAGGAGATTCTTTCCTGAGCGATGAAACCCGATAAGGAACAGACCGGCACGCGGCGGTTGGAAAGCAGCGTCCTTGTTTTAAGCGTGGCCGTGGTGCTGGTCTATTGGATCGTCGATTCGCTGCTGTTCGCCCTGACCACCGAAGGCGGTACATTTTTCAGCCGCGTTATCCATCCGGGGATCGACGAGGTGCTCAGCCGGTTGCTGGTTATCTGTTTTTTCATGTTTTTCGGATCCCACGTGGGGCACACCCTTCGCCAGCGGCAGGAAGCGGATGAGGCCCTGGCCGGCATTGAAGAGAAGCACCGTACGATCATCGAGAATATCGAAGACGGCTACTATGAGATCGATCCGACAGGCCGATTTGCCGTTTTCAACGATTCCTTCAGAAGAATCACGGGATACCCGGCCGGCCAGCTCCGGGAGTTGGACTACCGGCGGCTGCTGACGCCTGCGGAGACGGAGAAGGTGATCGGCACGTTCAATAAGGTCGATCGTACGGGCCGGGCCACCAAGGATCTGGGGTTTGTCGTCGTTCGCAAGGACGGTGCCCTGCGGTGGGTGGAAACCTCGGTATCTCCCATTCGGGGACAGGGAGGCGCAGC
This window of the uncultured Desulfosarcina sp. genome carries:
- a CDS encoding response regulator, translated to MKKKILVVDDNRMILKFLSNLLEGKGHEVQTCEDGLSALSLLTRYRPDIVFVDLIIPKIGGDKLCQIIRTMEHMRNCYLVIISAAVAEMDLDFRKIGVNTCIAKGPFGQMGKHVLAAIEDANAPSKPISEQEIRGIASMDGIPVYARRMTKELLGRNRHLETILESMNEGIVEVYTGRVVYANTAAVKLFGIPLENLLSAEPRELFDEADRPRIEGLLENDKGERPTVGLTRPLELNGRQLVIRSFPVKREADTTILLITDVTDRRNLEYQLQHVRRMDAIGNLAGGIAHNFNNLLMGIQGNVSILIQDKSPGDPGYDELAGMERCIDSGANLTRQLLSFAKGGRYSLDLMDINEIIEGSTGMFARTRREIHVVCRLQEDPIMAEVDAAQIELALMDLYVNAWHAMSAGGTLTVSASPVSLDDTFVKPYHLAAGRYVRIDVADTGSGMDAKTIERIFEPFFTTRPMGEGTGLGLASVFGIIKRHHGVITVESQVGRGTTFSVYLPMARILEKPREKDKQRVVTSEKRPKKGSGTILVVDDEEYILNADKAMLNELGYEVLLAGGGKEALRVFEENQDRIKLLILDLIMPDLGGEIVYDRIKAIKPDVRVILSSGYSIEGQAESILKKGCDGFIQKPYNLSQLARKIEEILS